Sequence from the Microplitis demolitor isolate Queensland-Clemson2020A chromosome 7, iyMicDemo2.1a, whole genome shotgun sequence genome:
ttatacaaatattaaaactaaCTAACAAGGTAATTCATGTcatcatcatttaaaaaatttacaaccaTCTCACAAATATCATAtcctaaattattttcaaataaattacaaattatatctAAGCTTTGCTCGattagtttactttttttttacctattTAAACATTACTCGTTTCTGCGGCCAATATCAGAGCAGTTTTTCCCAGTGCAGTTTTTATCTGAACATTTGCGCCGtgtttaactaataaattagtaattttaaatgatgtaAAGGATATTGCACAGAGTAACAAAGTGTTGTTGTCATAATATGTTTCACAGTGGTCAGGATTACCGTAGAATCGCGGGAAAAATTCATCTTTAAAAGTAACGTTGATGTTGTTGATGTGTGGCAGCAGTATTTGAGTTACTTTAAAGTGTCTTAACATCACTGCAATATGTATTGGATGAATGACATCTTGGTTTTTTGGATTTACTGTTGAATTGTCGTATTTGATGAGCAGACGTAcacatttatgaaaatttaattcggtGGCAACGTGCAAGGGTGTATAGCCTTTAAGAATACCTTCTGTGCACTCTAGAGAAAGAATCGCACCGTTTTGGATTAAATATTCCATAATCtgatatttgttataaattgcAGTGACATGCAAAGGAGTTATGCCGAATTTTCCTCTGACGTTGGTGTCCATGCCGTTTCTTATCAAAAGTTTCACCAATTTTAAGTCTCCCAATTTCGCTGCGTAGTGTAGAGGTGTATTCGCTGAACGATTactttggttttttatttcgaattttctttttaaaagtaattttgctACTTTTTGTTGTCTGTGTCGAAGAGCGAGCGTCACTAGTCTACTTGGAGAAAGCCCAGGGATGCTAGAGAGTTTTGACGATctcaaaagaatttttaatttctttgtaTCACCAGCATGAACTGCAGCAGTGAAATCACTTCGTTTATAAACCTTCGAcatcattaattttcttataatttgtttaaaacttCACTGAACTTGTAGATATCACcacgttttaatttttattgtcaatgtTTTTGATAAATGGTTATACCAATTTCTGAaatcaaagaaattatttcagtgaattaactaaaatttaaacaaatttaatcacagttatattaatttgtacTACGCACtagaattgttaaaattttactaatttttacagtattgttaattttaaactcaatttttatatataataaataacaagatcacaatttattaatgaaattgcCGGATTCAAAAATCGTCTTAAGTTTTCAGCACTCGTCACTGTAATTTGTTaacgaaaatttgaaaataaacttattgaGGCGGTTATATGGTAAATTCTGAGATGTGAACACTGCACAAGACGAGAGTCGAATAAGTTCTGATGACGTTCAAGTGTAACAACGTTTTAGGATATTTCGATCATTTAGGTATAAATTGTTGTCCGGTCTGCCCTTCTTTTTCCGTAATGACAACTGTATTGTTCCGGAATGACCTGAGCATACTTGTATTCTTAAATCCTTTTATCCGAAAGatcattacaaaataataactttaatggATTTCGGAAGATGAATATTGTCAATAACCAGAGTAGGTAAAGCGACTTAATAATGATAGGATAATTCTTTTTTGA
This genomic interval carries:
- the LOC128668177 gene encoding ankyrin repeat and SOCS box protein 3-like, coding for MSKVYKRSDFTAAVHAGDTKKLKILLRSSKLSSIPGLSPSRLVTLALRHRQQKVAKLLLKRKFEIKNQSNRSANTPLHYAAKLGDLKLVKLLIRNGMDTNVRGKFGITPLHVTAIYNKYQIMEYLIQNGAILSLECTEGILKGYTPLHVATELNFHKCVRLLIKYDNSTVNPKNQDVIHPIHIAVMLRHFKVTQILLPHINNINVTFKDEFFPRFYGNPDHCETYYDNNTLLLCAISFTSFKITNLLVKHGANVQIKTALGKTALILAAETSNV